ATGGTACTCCCGGCATCTTCGACATAAGCAAAGATCTCCCCGGTGATATAGTCATGAGCCTTCAGCCAGGTGGGGTCAATCTTATCGAGACCCTGCTTGAGGATAATATATTCGAGCCCGGTACCCGATTTTGCGGCGTTGAGATTATCGACAAATCGATCAAAAAGCCCCTCGGTAACTTCGGCAGGGACCATAATGGTAGTGAAGGGGACCACAAAAATTGTCTGGCTCACCTTACGCGGCACGAAAGTTTCTTTTTGTTCGGTCTTTACCCCTAAAGAACAGGCACCCAGCATAAATAAAAGAACAACTGAACAACATAATGACTTCACTGATTAAACTCCTTAAATTTTTATATTTTCCAAGGTGCGAAAACCACCCAAGTCACAGCTAATATCCATTTAATCCCTCAGCTACCCGCAGAAACTCAAGCGCTTCTGCCATGTGAGCGACAGAACCACCAAAGCCTGACTGAAATAATGCCGCCTCCTGTTCATCATAAAAGCTCAACAATGAAGGCTGGCAACAAGGAGCGGCCAGCGAGTTGACCAGGAAAAAGGCGCCAATAGCGGGGAACATGCGTCCACTTATCTGGTCGCCGACCAGAACAGAAACGCCCCCGTCTTGCTGCATAAATTGGCGCAGCCCGCAGGCCGCACAGCAAGCAACACTCACCGTGCCATCAGCCTGATGAAGTTC
Above is a genomic segment from Geopsychrobacter electrodiphilus DSM 16401 containing:
- a CDS encoding DeoR family transcriptional regulator — protein: MTPEVRQSQILTLVSRESGISAGQLARHFQVSRMTIHRDLDRLVEQNLLLRIHGGAVAKPLVRGPSELSCSGCERPILPHQRCELHQADGTVSVACCAACGLRQFMQQDGGVSVLVGDQISGRMFPAIGAFFLVNSLAAPCCQPSLLSFYDEQEAALFQSGFGGSVAHMAEALEFLRVAEGLNGY